A genomic window from Colletotrichum destructivum chromosome 7, complete sequence includes:
- a CDS encoding Putative ornithine cyclodeaminase/mu-crystallin, NAD(P)-binding domain superfamily, producing MVLTVLTDDQIRAILADLTTDEFEGFRKIISTALHEYSTNTHNIEDGTYHQPERMSTENLKTGATTLYMPSVGPQGMGCKVVTLSSSRATQDASKPSIQPTGAVTLLSPDGQPVGFLHAKTLTAFRTALTSTCLLARRGQVKTVTVFGVGLQAYWHVRLALLIRGSTIKHVNVINRRFSDQARVFLRQFYEVPAHIKEREGWGEATFSILTPGYGEFKRLQREQIRDADVVYCCTPSTEDLFEAEVLTNHEGRRKGRLVAAIGSYTPSMRELPEGLLLQATKHEKPHWHFHKHAPEGGVIVVDTLDGALKEAGEVIAAGLQPTQLVELGELIMLRRMHEEEEAAETETGGETASIAPSELDKLDFSGTPSIKSAFTGSDGASVSDSRSSISKDSTTGSHSSKGPSMLRRSSSQRSSDKHKKEDALVKWLRDGTVIYKSVGLGLMDLAVGMHMVQLAREKGIGTQVEGF from the exons ATGGTCTTAACGGTTCTCACCGACGACCAGATCAGGGCGATCCTGGCCGACCTGACAACCGACGAGTTTGAAGGATTCAGAAAGATCATATCAACAGCGCTCCACGAATACTCGACCAACACCCACAACATCGAGGATGGTACATATCACCAACCGGAGCGTATGTCGACCGAGAATCTCAAAACGGGCGCGACGACCTTGTACATGCCCTCGGTCGGGCCGCAGGGCATGGGATGCAAAG TTGTGACCCTGAGTTCCAGCAGAGCGACCCAAGACGCCTCAAAGCCAAGCATCCAGCCCACAGGTGCCGTgaccctcctctcccccgaCGGACAGCCTGTCGGCTTCCTCCACGCAAAGACTCTGACGGCTTTCCGCACCGCCCTCACCTCGACCTGTCTCCTTGCACGTCGAGGGCAGGTCAAGACCGTCACCGTCTTTGGCGTCGGTCTCCAGGCCTATTGGCATGTCCGCCTGGCCCTGCTCATCCGCGGTTCAACCATCAAGCACGTCAACGTCATCAACCGCCGCTTCTCGGATCAGGCGCGCGTCTTCCTCCGACAGTTCTATGAGGTGCCCGCGCACATCAAGGAGCGCGAAGGCTGGGGCGAGGCCACGTTCAGCATCCTCACTCCCGGGTACGGAGAGTTCAAGCGGCTGCAGAGGGAGCAGatccgcgacgccgacgtggTGTACTGCTGCACGCCGTCGACAGAGGACCTGTTCGAGGCCGAGGTACTGACGAACCACGAGGGCCGAAGGAAAGGGAGGCTTGTTGCGGCTATTGGGAGTTATACGCCGAGCATGAGGGAGTTACCCGAGGGGTTGCTGCTCCAGGCAACGAAGCATGAGAAGCCGCACTGGCATTTCCACAAGCATGCCCCCGAGGGCGGTGTGATTGTGGTGGATACGTTGGACGGGGCGCTCAAGGAGGCCGGGGAGGTCATCGCGGCTGGTTTGCAGCCGACGCAGCTCGTCGA ACTCGGGGAGCTCATTATGCTGCGCCGCATGcacgaggaagaggaggctgccgagaccgagaccggcggcgagacggcgaGCATCGCGCCGTCGgagctcgacaagctcgactTCTCGGGTACGCCTTCCATCAAGTCGGCCTTCACGGGGTCCGACGGGGCTTCCGTGTCGGATTCGCGATCGTCCATCAGCAAGGACTCTACCACCGGTAGCCACAGCAGCAAGGGGCCGAGCATGCTGCGCCGGAGCTCGAGCCAGAGGTCGTCCGACAAACacaagaaggaggatgcCCTGGTCAAGTGGCTCCGGGACGGGACGGTGATTTACAAGAGCGTCGGGCTGGGGTTAATGGATTTGGCAGTCGGTATGCACATGGTCCAACTTGCGCGAGAGAAGGGAATCGGGACGCAAGTTGAAGGATTCTGA
- a CDS encoding Putative TVP18/Calcium channel flower has product MTLKEEFATRNFSIYGQWLGVLSMILCLALGISNIFTIHPLLIIFCALALASALVILFIEIPLLLRICPTSSTFDGFIRKISTNYMRAGAYAGMAVIQFLSTIIVTSSLIAAGVFLSLAAICYLLAGIKGQAFVGSKTLGGQGVAQMIV; this is encoded by the exons ATGACGCTCAAGGAGGAGTTCGCGACTAGAAACTTCA GCATTTACGGCCAATG GCTGGGCGTTCTGTCCATGATTCTGTGCTTAGCACTGGGCATCTCCAACATCTTCACCATTCATCCCcttctcatcatcttctGCGCCCTCGCCCT TGCCTCCGCGCTGGTGATCCTCTTCATTGAGATCCCCTTACTGCTCCGAATCTGCCCTACCTCGTCCACCTTCGATGGCTTCATCCGCAAGATCTCCACCAACTACATGCGCGCTGGCGCCTACGCCGGCATGGCCGTCATCCAATTCCTTAGCACTATCATCGTCACCAGCAGCTtgatcgccgccggcgtcttcctctctctgGCAGCCATCTGctacctcctcgccggcatcaaggGCCAGGCCTTCGTCGGCAGCAAGACCCTGGGCGGCCAGGGTGTCGCTCAGATGATTGTCTAG